In Parachlamydiales bacterium, a single window of DNA contains:
- a CDS encoding host attachment protein: MSEDHIWVLVADKCHAKIYQIVKFPKLEEIADLAHPEGRLRDQDLISTKPGRNFQSFSTARSAYEPETDPKAVEALKFANEVSDFLTASIRKGRFNRLYLIADPAFLGLMRKIINPEVKKTILSEIPKDLTTQDLKVIEQHIAQV, translated from the coding sequence ATGTCAGAAGATCACATCTGGGTTCTAGTTGCAGATAAATGCCATGCAAAGATCTATCAAATAGTAAAATTCCCCAAGCTGGAAGAAATTGCCGATCTAGCTCATCCTGAAGGACGCCTTCGCGACCAAGATCTTATCTCTACCAAGCCGGGCCGGAACTTTCAAAGTTTCAGTACGGCAAGGTCCGCTTATGAACCGGAGACAGATCCTAAAGCTGTAGAAGCGCTAAAGTTTGCCAATGAAGTCTCAGACTTTCTGACCGCTTCTATACGTAAAGGAAGGTTTAACCGTTTATACCTAATAGCTGATCCGGCTTTCTTAGGACTAATGCGCAAAATCATCAATCCTGAAGTCAAAAAGACTATCCTCAGCGAAATTCCTAAGGATCTGACAACTCAGGATCTTAAAGTCATCGAACAGCATATTGCTCAAGTCTAA
- a CDS encoding MBL fold metallo-hydrolase gives MKLSIVESNSLRLDGGAMFGHVPKTVWEKWEAPDSFNRIHLTTRCLLVQTSEGRNILFEAGIGNFFEPKLMERYGVEPQENKLLSSLAKIGLSENDIDSVVLSHLHFDHAGGILSAFGEDVPKLFFPKAQFFVGAKQWENALSPHPREKASFIPHLQGLLKESGRLKLIEKDSHLDLGKDIHFEFSDGHTLGLMLSWIETAEGPVIFVSDLIPGRHWIHIPVVMGYDRFGELKVDEKRSFLERLIQRKNARLFFTHDLDVPYVSVAKDDKGNFIWRES, from the coding sequence ATGAAGTTGTCTATTGTAGAAAGCAACAGTCTGCGTCTTGATGGCGGTGCAATGTTCGGACATGTTCCTAAAACCGTATGGGAAAAATGGGAGGCGCCGGATTCTTTCAATCGTATCCATCTAACTACACGTTGTTTACTCGTCCAGACATCAGAAGGACGAAATATTTTATTTGAAGCAGGAATAGGAAACTTCTTCGAACCTAAGCTCATGGAGCGTTATGGAGTGGAGCCGCAAGAAAATAAACTCCTGAGCTCTCTAGCGAAGATAGGACTTTCTGAAAATGATATCGATAGCGTTGTTCTCTCCCATCTACACTTTGACCATGCAGGAGGCATCCTATCCGCTTTTGGCGAAGATGTTCCGAAGCTCTTTTTTCCGAAAGCACAGTTTTTTGTCGGGGCAAAACAGTGGGAAAATGCACTTTCGCCACATCCTAGAGAAAAAGCATCCTTCATTCCACATCTGCAAGGGCTATTGAAAGAGTCGGGAAGGCTAAAGCTTATCGAAAAAGACAGTCATTTGGATTTGGGAAAGGATATCCATTTTGAATTCTCCGACGGACATACCCTAGGATTGATGCTGTCTTGGATCGAGACTGCGGAGGGCCCTGTCATATTTGTTTCCGATTTGATTCCGGGCCGGCATTGGATCCACATACCCGTCGTCATGGGTTATGACAGATTTGGGGAACTTAAGGTCGACGAAAAGAGAAGTTTCTTAGAACGGCTAATTCAAAGAAAAAATGCGCGCTTGTTTTTCACTCATGACCTGGATGTTCCTTACGTTAGTGTCGCAAAAGATGACAAAGGGAACTTCATCTGGAGAGAGTCCTAA